In one Chitinophaga sancti genomic region, the following are encoded:
- the rpsP gene encoding 30S ribosomal protein S16 yields the protein MPVKIRLQRHGAKKRPFYFIVVADARAPRDGKFIQKIGTYNPLTVPASINIDTEKALRWLQKGAQPTDTVRRILSFKGVLYLKHLLRGVKLGLFDEPTAFQKFEQWQAEHEQKVAARRDSHKKARIATPIVRRVEDASAPQAQEGGEA from the coding sequence ATGCCAGTCAAGATCAGATTACAACGTCATGGCGCTAAGAAGAGACCTTTTTATTTTATCGTAGTTGCCGATGCTCGCGCGCCAAGAGATGGTAAATTCATCCAGAAGATCGGTACTTACAATCCACTGACAGTTCCTGCTTCTATCAACATTGATACAGAAAAGGCACTGCGTTGGTTACAGAAAGGTGCTCAGCCAACTGATACCGTTAGAAGAATCCTTTCTTTCAAAGGTGTTCTCTACCTGAAACACCTGTTAAGAGGTGTGAAGCTCGGTCTGTTTGATGAGCCTACCGCTTTCCAGAAATTCGAACAATGGCAGGCTGAACACGAGCAGAAAGTTGCTGCACGTCGCGATAGCCACAAGAAAGCTAGAATCGCTACCCCAATAGTAAGAAGAGTAGAAGATGCTTCTGCTCCTCAGGCTCAGGAAGGTGGTGAAGCTTAA
- the rimM gene encoding ribosome maturation factor RimM (Essential for efficient processing of 16S rRNA), whose protein sequence is MNNYFSIGKLVSVFGLQGEFVLKHSLGKRASLQGVEAIFLEERKNSFIPYFVQKASVKDHEHTFVKLEGIDTKEAARKLVQTPVYLGEADFKSQAASSAPLAMLGFTVHDKELGELGVIEEVMEMPMQVLVKIMYKETEVLLPLNEQSLVKVDKKAQIVHVDLPEGLMDIYL, encoded by the coding sequence ATGAATAACTACTTTAGCATAGGTAAACTGGTATCTGTATTCGGATTACAGGGCGAGTTTGTTCTGAAGCACAGCCTGGGAAAAAGAGCCTCCCTGCAAGGGGTGGAAGCCATCTTCCTGGAAGAGCGTAAGAACAGCTTTATACCTTATTTTGTGCAGAAAGCCAGTGTGAAAGATCATGAGCATACCTTTGTGAAGCTGGAAGGCATTGACACCAAGGAAGCTGCCCGTAAGCTGGTGCAAACGCCTGTTTACCTGGGAGAGGCTGATTTCAAATCACAGGCAGCATCATCTGCGCCACTGGCCATGCTGGGTTTTACCGTGCATGACAAGGAACTGGGTGAACTGGGCGTGATAGAAGAGGTGATGGAAATGCCGATGCAGGTGCTGGTGAAGATCATGTATAAGGAAACAGAAGTGCTGTTACCTTTGAATGAGCAATCACTGGTAAAGGTGGATAAGAAAGCTCAGATCGTACATGTAGACCTGCCTGAAGGATTGATGGACATTTATCTGTAG
- the trmD gene encoding tRNA (guanosine(37)-N1)-methyltransferase TrmD produces the protein MRIDIITVQPGLLESPFSHSILKRAQTKGLLEIYTHNLRDYSTQKQKQVDDYQFGGGAGMVMMLEPVVRAIETLREKITYDEVIYLTPDGETLNQGMANQLSLKGNLLMLCGHYKGIDERIRQHFVTKEISIGDYVLSGGELAAAVLVDAIGRLIPGVLNDEQSALLDSFQDNLLAPPVYTRPEEFRGWKVPEVLMSGDHKKIDEWRHDMALERTKQRRPDLLDRH, from the coding sequence ATGAGGATCGATATTATTACCGTACAGCCAGGGTTACTGGAAAGCCCTTTTTCTCACTCGATCTTAAAGCGGGCGCAGACGAAAGGATTGCTGGAAATATACACCCATAATCTCCGGGATTATTCTACCCAGAAGCAAAAGCAGGTAGATGATTACCAGTTTGGGGGAGGGGCAGGTATGGTAATGATGCTGGAGCCTGTAGTAAGAGCGATAGAGACCCTGAGAGAGAAGATCACTTATGATGAGGTGATCTACCTGACACCGGATGGAGAGACCCTGAACCAGGGGATGGCCAACCAGCTGTCACTAAAAGGGAACCTGCTTATGCTGTGTGGACATTATAAAGGTATTGATGAGCGGATCCGTCAGCATTTCGTAACGAAAGAGATCTCTATTGGTGATTATGTACTCTCCGGCGGCGAGTTGGCGGCAGCAGTACTGGTAGATGCAATAGGAAGATTGATTCCGGGAGTGTTGAATGATGAGCAGTCTGCCTTGCTGGATTCATTCCAGGATAATTTGCTGGCACCACCGGTGTATACCCGTCCTGAGGAATTCAGGGGCTGGAAGGTACCGGAAGTGCTGATGAGTGGGGATCATAAGAAGATAGATGAATGGAGACACGATATGGCACTGGAGCGTACAAAGCAAAGGAGGCCGGATCTGTTGGACAGGCATTAA
- the rplS gene encoding 50S ribosomal protein L19, translated as MNAISFVHEQLTGNTKNYPKFKAGDNVTVNYKIVEGNKERIQSFKGDVIKIQGTGFTASFTVRKISDGVGVERVFPLFSPNIDGIVLNKVGKVRRARLFYLRERAGKAARIKEKRV; from the coding sequence ATGAACGCGATTTCTTTTGTTCACGAGCAACTGACAGGTAATACAAAAAACTACCCTAAGTTTAAAGCCGGTGACAATGTCACTGTAAACTATAAAATTGTTGAAGGTAACAAGGAAAGAATCCAGTCCTTCAAAGGTGATGTAATTAAGATCCAGGGTACTGGTTTCACTGCATCATTCACAGTAAGAAAGATCTCTGATGGAGTTGGCGTAGAGAGAGTATTCCCTCTGTTCTCACCAAACATCGATGGTATCGTACTGAACAAAGTTGGTAAAGTAAGAAGAGCAAGACTGTTCTACCTGCGTGAACGTGCTGGTAAAGCTGCTCGTATTAAAGAAAAAAGGGTTTAG
- a CDS encoding Sec-independent protein translocase subunit TatA/TatB, giving the protein MTAVIVKSPLLLFQDLGMSELLLIALVVLLLFGGKKIPELMRGLGKGIREFNDAKNNVRKEIEDGMKETPSTTDQKGA; this is encoded by the coding sequence ATGACTGCCGTTATTGTGAAATCACCACTGTTATTGTTCCAGGATCTGGGTATGAGCGAATTGTTGCTGATCGCCCTGGTTGTATTACTGTTATTTGGTGGTAAAAAAATCCCTGAGCTCATGCGCGGACTGGGTAAAGGTATCCGTGAGTTCAACGATGCCAAAAACAATGTACGCAAGGAGATCGAAGATGGTATGAAAGAAACACCTTCCACCACTGATCAGAAAGGAGCTTAA